The nucleotide sequence AGCCATGGGGgacggtggtggtggtgatggcgccgccgcctcctcgtcgccgccggccgccgcggccgcccCGGGCTTCTCCTACCTCGCCGTCTTCCACAACTTCCCCCTCGTCGCCGCGCTGCTCGGCTTCGCCATCGCGCAGTCCATCAAGTTCTTCCTCACCAGGTAACCCAACCAATCGCTGGCCGCCAACGACGACTGACGACCCTTGCTCTGACCTtcgcttccacctcctcctcccctggacGGCGCCTTCTTTGGCCGTGGAATTGCGGCCAGAGGAGGAGGGTCAAAGTTAGTCTTCAATTTTCACAGATTAGAGTGGGGAATCGTTCAGGGGAGATCTGGTTCAGAATGCAATTCCCTCCGAttctctgattttgctctgctccTTGGGGATGCTAGGCTGGAGAATGCGATTCCCTCTGGAATTATTTACTTGCgtcttagggggggggggggggggggggggggggggaaatgaGCTGGGAGCATAAGCAAAATCGCCGTAATCTCTTCAAATTAAGCATATGGTTTGGTCGGCCCGTGCCTGTTCTGGGGTGGGTGAAATTTGCATTTCTTCAGCTTGAACACATCTAAACAAACGTTGCAACTCACATATTCTCTGACTGCGTGTTTCGTTTCGTTTCCATTCAGAGGCCCTTAACCATGATCACCCAAAAAAGATATTCATACGAGACAAAAACAAACCAATAAATTTGGGCGTTGATCTGACATGATCAATGGATTTTGTGATTAATTCCCCATTACACACTTCTGCGCCTTTATTCGCActatcaaataaaaataaaatacacacTTCTGTGCTTGTTAATTGTTGCAGTAAGTTTTCATAGGCAGATGCTGCTGCAATAGGTCTGATGTGCATTACTTCTTGACTGAATGAAGGTATAAGGAGAAAAGATGGGATCCTAAGCGGCTTATCGGCTCCGGTGGCATGCCGTCGTCGCATTCCGCGACCGTTACAGCATTATCGGTAGCCATTGGCTTCCAAGAGGGCTTCGGCAGTGCCCTCTTTGCCACATCAACGATATTCGCAAGTGTGGTAGGTTATCCATCTCGTCCCATCACGCATCACCTGTTTGTTTATGAAGAAAAATAATATGTTGCTTCTTCCTGGACATAAGCGTTCTACCATGAGTTGGACATTAAAATGTTGAGTGCAAGCATCGTGCAGGATTTTTATACTTAATTTCCTGTCTGTTGATTCATGACGACGAGGTCTTTGAGTTTCGATTTTGTCACTTGATTGGCAGGTGATGTACGATGCTTCTGGTGTCAGATTGCATGCTGGAAAGCAAGCAGCGGTATGTAACATCTGCTCTGATTTTTGTGATTATATATGCTTTGATGTTCTGAGTTTTGTAATTATGCTGCGCCTTGTCCTGACCTTTTCCATTCTTTAGGTGTTGAACCAAATAGTCTGTGAACTACCGGCTGAACATCCCTTGGCTGAAACAAGACCATTGCGTGAACTTTTAGGCCATACCCCGACCCAGGTCTGCTCAAATGTCCTTTTCATTCTCCATTTTTAGTATTAGTTTGGCAGTTCGAAAGCGATGCCATATTTTTACCGCGATCACCCAGTCGCCAGCTGAGCTCATTGCCCGTTCTGGGAGGTTTGCCCCTCCATGATCGTACCAGAAAACTTATTGCCCACTCAAATTTGCTCGCAGGTTGTCGCCGGTGCGGTGCTTGGGTGTATGATAGGTATTGCAGGGCAGATTATCATTGCAGTGACAAGTGTTGTATGACGCTGCTGTGTCTCAAGGTGCAGGAGAATTGCTAGTGTTCTCAGAGACCTGAGAAGAAGAAGCTTCTCTGGTGTTTCTGTGACTTAGGTATCGGTTTGATGTGTAATGATGTGCCGTAGTGCTGTTGAAGATTGAATCAAGTTTTGATAGCACCTAAGTGTATGTTCAGGTGATGTTCTCAGGCTTGATGTACAGATTATCTATTCGATAACTTCATTGCTATGGTGAAAGCTAGAAAGTGGCTGCATCACTAGTTATAATGACTCGCTAATTTTGTTCTTTACGCTTGTTTAGATAGGGATGGCTCGGGTTAGAATTCATGGGGTTTAGTGCATAATAAAACTCACTTTTTGGGGGGAAGATATGGATCTGTATCCCGATTCTTGGGGTTCAGTGTACAGTGTAACAAACAAATCACAACAAAAACACTTGGTCCAAACACTCCCTGTTGATTAGTACAAGAAGCTGACAGCCAACATATCTAAAGCATGATGTAACAAAGATAATTTTATTCACATTGATGTAACATCTCCGGGAAGTTCATGTCAAATGTATGATAATGTAACCAACATGTGTGAGAAGATATCAACAAACAAACCTGACGGTCATGTACATGCAAATAATGCAGCATGGAACGGTTAATGTCCACGTCTAGTGGTCGAGGTTCTAAGTTTGACACTTGAACCCAGTCAGTTAATGAATGTATATCTGGGCATTCTTACACCTGGGGCCTATTTAAACTCAAAATCTGAGAAAAGACTTTTCTAACGTCTGCATAAGCATCTCTCACCGTTTCAGGTTCTGTTCTCCATGCTATGTGCTCATCAGGCCTAACCAAAATAACACTTCTATTGCTTACCTGACACATCTCCCACCACGAGTTGGCAGATGCCCTTGGTATTTCCTCGACATCGACATAGTTTGTCCAGGGAGCCAGCTCGGACATGCTCCCTTTCACTCCCTCGCCCCCTGAACCTTGTGGCCACATGACGCAAACTTTGGCTGATAACTCGAATTCATCTGTTATCCTTAGCATGGCCCGGGCAAGCTTATATGACTCTTTCAGTGGTGCGATAATGATAACAAACTCAACTTTATCCCCACTTACTAGGTCCAGTGTTGAGAACATGCCCTGTAAGAAGTCATCACGCCCACGGCTTACACAAAGGTACATGAACGGCTAAAAAAGAATGTACCAATTATAGGGGTCAAAGGGTCGAACCTCACTCGAAGCAGACAGTGGTCTCACCAGCATGTGTGGTAGCCGTGAAGCAACCTTAGCAGATGGGATGTACTCTCCTGATGACCTCTTAGAATGCTTCTGTTTTTCTGCTTGATAAGTGGTGTCAGCACAATCTTCAGCAACTAGGGCTCCTTTTTCATAGCTGAAAGTGCACAGTAGATCCAGGTCAGAAACTTGCCTATTTGGTGAGAACATAGTATTGTCTCCGGAGGCGGTCTACTCATGTTGTTCCATCAAGTAAACTCAAAAGGAAGATAAACAGTAAAGTTGTTTTGAAGAATCATTCACAGTACAGAGACTAACCGAAAGCCAAGATCCTCTGCAGGGAACTGCAGCTGTAGACTTTTTCCTTCATCAAGAATACTTCTCAATCTTGCTAGTCTCAAGGATCCAAGGGGATTGTTCTCACTCAAAATGTAGTCCGAGACTTGTGTACGACCAATGGAAAATAATCCTTCCAGAACCACCTTCTGTAAATTTCTTGGAATGATTGATCCTAGGCTGCTGTTGATTACTCTGTGCACTGATAGAAACATGTGAGGGATGCGTATAAGGGGCAAGTTACAAACATTCAACTGTAATCAACCATAGTTGTACATGTTGTCAATATTTACTTTTCAAAGAGAATATCAATAAATTGTGCACAGCCCTCTTGCAGGAGCAGGGTACTTTACCTGAGTTTGCAATGGTTGGATCAAGGCCAAGGGTAGCAGGAATAGACATTGCTGCCTTGAAGTTTTCCAAACTAAGTACTGTGTTAAAAATGGCAACCTGTCATAAAGAAGCATGAATGCTATTTCAGTATATTTGTAGCAGAGATGTTAACATTGACGAACAGAAGGCATGCAAGGAGAATCTAACAGGTTTGCGCTCTGACTCATAAGTTTGTATAATTGATGGGTCAGCGATGCCATTTAGAAGTAAACACAATTTCCAAGCCAAATTATGTGCATCCTGAACACCAGTGTTCATTCCTGCGAAAAGATGTCAGGAAGTGCACATCTCTTTATACATTTGAACTTCAGATACATAATAACGAGTTCAGCATGGTAATATTGCAGTATCAAATTTGAAAATAACTACTAACCAAAACCACCAGCAGGAGGAAAGCGGTGAGCAGCATCACCAACTAGGATTACACGATTGTCGCAGCCAACATACTTCTCTGCAACTTCAGCATGCATTGCCCATTGTTTTATGTCTAAAACCTGAATATCTGCTGGCTCCCATCCAACCAATTTGACAATAATTTGCTCGCACACCTAGAACCAAAGGGGAAATACATACGGGGGAAAAGAGTAAGGAGGCGTGTAAATATCGGCATAAAATTTACTCTGCAGACTAGAAATCTACAAAACAAGTATTTCAGAACTGTAAGGACTGCAAATAAGTTCTTGAAAGAATACTACAGAACAAGCATTTCAGAATGACAAGGCTATACAGACTGGGTGCCGAAGATAATTTTTAGTAGACGTTCACAGGTGAATGAGGTGGGAAATGCCAAAAACTAGAAATTGAGAAAAATATTCAACTGAAATCACCTTTGCACTAAAATCCTCAAACATCTGCTGAGGCGGATAAAATGGAACCTGAACATGAAACAGGAGATAAATTAACAGCTAGATAACTAATCATCCTACTTCCTTCAGCATAATGGGCATCTTACTCACAACAGTCTGCTAATTTGATATACCTGCAACACAAATTCCCCATGCTCCAGGTCATGTGCCACGAGCACACCAATTGCATCAGGGTTGAAAATAAAGAACAGCATGCCAGGCCTCTCACTAGATAAATACTTTCCAAGATCCCTGCTCACAAAATGAACACTGACCAATTTCTGCAAGTCCCTTTCACCTTTCATAGATATACCAGCCAACTCACGCACTTTGCTTCTTGCGCCATCTGccccaagaagaaggccacagtgAAGCTTCCTCTCCTGCATCCTCCCCCCATTGTTAAATGATGCTCCAACCAGAATGCCGGCATCGGTCAGCTGAATGGAGCTACACTCGTGTCCCATCAGTATCTTGTTTTCCAGCAGCAAATCTTGAGCGGAGCTACCGCCAAGCTCATCAGGAAAGCACGTCTCAAAGCCAACGTCATCCAGTTTCTTGAGTAGCAAATCCACTAGCTTGTACTGCGAGAAGTGTGCGACCGATATAGGACTAATGACCTTGTCAAAATCTGCACAAAATAATCGTCAGCCGGTCAATGTATGCAGCGAGGTTCAGAACATCGCGCACGCAAACACTTCAAGAACTAAACTCACCTTCCTGCTTCATGTGATCAACTGAACCGAGAATGGTTCCGGAAAGCGAGGTACAGTACACGAACTTCCTCCACAGGTCCACCTGCGGCTGAGCCCTCTCGATGTCCCCAGCCAGGCCGTCGAACTTGCGGAAGATCTGCCAACACCACCCAAACCTATGAAATCACCACCCACACAACACACACGAAGGGCTGAAATGGCAATGTTGGGGGTGCGCTTGGCAGATAACTGATAACACACCTCCATGGTGCGGTTGTTGATGAAATGCGCCCGGGGGTGCCTAGTGAACTCCATGCTTCTCTCTAGGACCGTGCATTTGATGCCTGCGAGGTTTCAACAAAACGAAATGTCAAATTTATCAGCTGAGCTCCGATTGATCCACTGAACATCTGATTGGGGCGACTCCGCAGGTGCTCACAAACAAATCCTCGCCCCACGCCTACCGAAGCGCGAAGCAGAGCATAGCTCGCGGAGGCTGGTGGCGCTTACCGAATTTggcgaggaggaaggagagggcgagCCCGACGGGCCCGGCCCCGACGATGACCACCGGCAGATGCGGCGcgtggccgccaccgccgccggcgagggaggagaggagcgggcgctggaggcggcggaggcgcagccaggaGATGCCCCTGCCCGCGGAGAAGAGGCGCCAGCCTCCTCCGGCGGCGATCGACGGCATCGTGGCCTCGGCGGTGGCCGCGCAGGCTGCCGCGGTCTGCGAGAGGGGGTTGTGGGTTTAGAACGCGGACACGAGTACGAAAAAGCAGTTGGGCCGATGGAAGTTGAGCGATGGCGTGTTCGGTAGCCCTCTGTGGCAGGAAACTccagactagtcacaatgggtaaCTTACACTAGTTTGTCTTAAAaaaaagtaacttagactagtaacatgcatatgttattaTGTTACTATATCTATAGTGAGGAGTAACATATGTACGGTGTCATataacactttatttattaggttgtagactcatcttgtcttgatatgtgtAATGTTACAATAACTAGTTATGTTAGCACATGTCCCTCTTTCCTTATTAATTACTCGCCACCTCATCTGTTTCGCCTAAAAATGTGCGATATtactgctggaattttgtctattttgggcctaacccaatagcagtttcagaaattcctaataaatcctaaagacccacttagcccatttatgcaaggcaagaggtggtacaaaagtttagtcccacattgctagtttagtgggggttggacctccttataagggaggttctttctccacttgtacgagcatgagaacaagagggatatccacgctcGCTCATcctccgcccgcctcgccacgccacgccacgccagaacttctccttcctctcgccaccggttccaatctctgagctgctgctgtcttcctcatcccggcttgcgacctgcaccgcaggtcgggacagtaggcctccgaaaccgcacctctttgagtcctgtacgggagaagggtgataagatttttggggagcgctctgcgcgactactgactaaCTCCTTCGTACGCTGCTGTCACGTATGTGTTCTTCTTTCTGTTAGATATCCTGCCACAGTTTCTCGTAATAGTACTTGCCCTAAATATGTTAGGTTCTACCTCATATATGCAACTAGTTCTACTGTCTGCTATGGATATGATAGGCTACGGTCCATATATGCggaagctatttaccttctctctgtcagaacgcatgacttgttttatctctactatattagtcatgctttatctagtatttctgttaataaaatcatttggtaaattgctcatatttccaacaatccaaaaaccttattataggcaatttaccccaagtagttttgctgcttccatgagatctcctatgtttgagggtattcactacaagaggtggcgcgtgagagcagtcttatggtttcaaaccatgagttgctatgacgccactctcggcaaacctgaagaggagcttgatgctcaacaggcacaagcctttcagaaaatggatactctgtttaaggctgctctcttgagtgttcttggtgagaacatagttgatgtttatgcgtcaattgataatggaaaagatatgtgggatgcactcgaggccaagtttggggtctcggatgctggcactgagctgtacatcatggagcaattctatgactataggatgactgaagagcgctccgtggttgagcaagctcatgagatacaatcatttgctagagaacttgagcacttcggttgtatgctaccggacaagtttgttgccggaggtatcatcactaagcttcctgcttcatggaggaactttgctaccatgctgaagcataagagacaagagttttccgtcccggatctcattggcactcttgatgtggaagaaaaggcaagagcaaaggacacacgtgctcgaggtattgaggggggatctagtgccaatctggtacaaaagaagaacttccagccccacaagttcaagaacaagggcaagtttgatggtaaagcaaagtttgatgggaagaataaggatgtgcaacacacgaacttcaagaagaagaataacaagaagaaaggtgtctgtcatgtgtgtcgggtttcgggttccggcagacccttgaggttcgaacactggggtgcgcgcggagatctctcccctaccgatctacgtccgatcctctcgtgcgaactaagatgaaaatggtaaacaacacaagggacacgatgtttatactggttcgggccactgttgtggtgtaataccctactccagtgtgtggtgtggtggattgtctctggggctgatgatggacagtacaagggaagaacagcctcgcgagaggtgttcttgagctggtgcgatgaactgctagggtgagttcagtcgcctctctctctctctctctctgctatggttctaccagatttctagTCGTTCCctccttctgtggtggctagctctatttatagaggccctgggcctctccccaaataatgagcaggaagggagccaacaattggccatttcgaaggggaacatctagtacaagttatcctgaccaaaggtggtcttcggctgccaaaagcactggcgatgacgccgtcttgggctccacggtgacctccgtcctgccgtctggctggtcttggtctcgttgcaccggaatggtaacctttgcctgatgccttggcatgtgcttgccccctttgcaccaaagaggaaacaaggacactgcgcaggccggcgcccgcctggtctcgatcgtcatggcttgcgtcacgggttcctcgcgaggtacccctaccttgatctcttcgcctcctcgcgagcctgcctgatgaggctgcctttgaggaagcttcccgtcgtccactccgcgagggttggcccctcgcgagggtcttgagcttgagctgatgaagacgggccgtgctggggccccgcttgagccacgccgcgggccgcaggcaggcaagtctggggacccccgttcccagaacgtcgacagtagcccctgggcccaaggcgcgtgcGGGCTTGGCTTAGCTGAGAAGCAAAGGGGTAAgcgcgaagtgccgcgggccctaacagcatgcgaccttgggtgccgcgtggcggttgattgggcgtgggcgtctgcacttcccacgaTGCCTTGCTACGCGCCCGGCTAAGCGGATCCGTAGTTGCACACAGTTGTTCCTCCTTTGGTTGCCCGCTCGCCTCCTACCTTTACTCTTCTCCGAGCTCCAACCCCCGCCGCCAATCCGACTTGAGCTCTTTCCCTTCCCCAACGCCATGGCTCCGAcaaagaagggaagggggaagaagcccgcgcctcCGTCCTGCGCACTTCCAGCGGCGGCCCCCGCCATCgatcggtcaatcatactcaacccggaagccttggacaaggtccacTCCGCCCTTGcttccatcttcaacgagtgcggccgGACCACAGTTTGGCCCGCATCCCGCGCCTTTCTTGATAGGAccgtcacggaggtccgattctttgccgacgccctatgggcgggtctggttctccccttttctgctttcttcaatgttgcgctctcccattatcagatccacatgatgcacctcgggccggagtccattACCCTCTTGGCCGTCTTTGCTTTTGTGTGCGAGGCGATGATAGGCATCCCTCCTTCtgttgccctgctgcgccacttcttctccttgcGCCTGAGCGATCCCACTCAGTGCTTGGGGTGTGTAAGCTTCTTCGTTGTGCCCGAGACGGCTGCTTCAGGGATTGACTTCGGCCTTTCGCCTTCTtaggccaggttcagagagcggtggctgtacgtggacgtCGTGGTGCCCAGCCCCTTGCTCTCGCACCCGACCTTGCCTGTTGTTCCCAACCCAGGCTGGGGTCATGAACcgctcgcgagcccccggctcgctttcgtctggcgccgcttcgaaAGTTTGAGGGCGCACaatgtgacagcgcccaaggtggtgagggAGTTCCTTCTGTGtcacattgctcctctccagcgccactctcgccggatgtgggactttgcggggcgcagagaccgcatgcggcttcaggaggaggatTTGGCGCCCGAAGTGCTGCGAACGGTGCTTCGGGTCTTGAATGgtgatccttccccaggcagcctacGGAGCGGTGGCGTCCTTCTGTACCTTTGTTTCGGCAGGGCTGATTTCGTGAAGCAAatgcccagcttcgacgagtgGGAGCTATGCCCGGCTAGCCTCACGGGGCCGCGCGAGAACCTAGTTGTCGTGgttgctccccccccccccgcccacagCGGTTCCTCCCCAGGCGATAGAGCGGGAAGAGAGCCGGCGGGAGCTGAGGTGGCTGATGTCGAGGTGGTGGCGCCGCGTGAAGCCTCGAAGGCGGCGTCTCCCGGGGCCCGTTCTGGGGCGGCGGTTGATGCAGGGTTTTGGCCTTCGGCTCCTGAGGCTGGGGCTCCCGAGCCCCCAGTCGTTCTTCGCGAGGCGACGCCCGACGGTGCCCCCAAAGCTGACTCCTCCGGCGCCGATAATCCTGAGGCTTCTTCTGCGCCCCAGGCCGCCCCCCGCCCCAGGCGCTTGGGTCGGTTTcgtgtagacttcgaggcccttcgcaagaggaaggaggcctcagGCGGCAGCGACCACCCTTGCCGCTTGTTGACGCACAGGAAGTACTTTGTCATGGACGAGTAAGCCTTCTTCTTTCCCTGCTCACTTGCTCTGTTATCCTTGTGGCTGATCGTGGCCCTTCAGGTCCCGCCTTGCTGAGTCCGTCGAGTTGACCCAGGAGCCAGCCCCCGCAGCTTCGCCCCCTTTGCTGGCTCCGGGTCCGCCGAGCTCAGGTGGCGCCCTCGCCGCTGGACCGGTTGGTGGAGTGATCTGCTCCATAGGGCGCCTCGAGCTTGCTCGCCCGATGCCCTTTCTTCGCGAGTCTTCTTGGGGCGCGTCAGGCTTGCCCCGTGCCCCTTCTCTGGTCATAGAAGGCGAATGGCTGAGGTCTGTCCTTGGCTCCTCCTTCGTGGGTGGATCGACGTCGGGCCGGACTCTCAGGGTGGTCCATCTAGCGACGGCTGGGGCGGCAGCCCCCTGCCCCACGCCTGGAGGGGGCTTACCGCCCCAGGGCCCTCTGCATGCTCCAGCGGAAGAGGGTGATGTGGAAGAGGTGCTCAGGTGTGCTCGGGAGTGTCGTGCCCTTCGTGAAGAGTTCCTCCAGGgggcggcggatgcggtgagccagatcggggcagagcttgctgacgaggatgcgcgcctcgaggccgaaggTTTGCGCCTTGTTGAGGAGAAGTGTAAACTAAAGGTTGTCATAGCCCTCGCGCATCATCAACatgatcttgacaatgcgaaggctgaggcgtcgctggcagcttcgcgggaggcctgctccctggctgttgaggaggctcgggaggcagaccgacggcgcaaggatgcggaggagcgcgcacgggagctccaagcctgagcaactccctggagcagcaagtggaattgcgccaggcggcccttgagTCGATGGGGGTGGCCTCTGTCGACCGGGTGGAGCTTCTTAAGCGCGAGGAGgtgctgacgctggaggccgccgagcgcaaccttgaccttgagcggttggagatgagggagcgcccggtggcccaggcggaggatgacgttgccgcgcgcgaagcccgagcccaggaagaagtcgatcgccacgtggcggaagctcgctcggCCCTCGAGCGCGAACACGGGACGAGGCTGGGGCTGATCAAGGCCGAGGCCGAGGGCAGGACCGcagccctcagggccaaactggccGAAGCAACGCGCCCTCGGCGTGGCGCAGGCGGAGCTGTCCTCTTCCCGGgccgagcagcttcttcttcaacagAGGGTCGATGACGCCGATgccgggtggttggtgcgacatatgccaatggatggcttatcattgtgggagccaataaaacatcgccggtgcctggaaacgggataagcgaagacatgcacgccggtgaatcttacccagcttcagggctctccgtggagataacacccctaatgctgctctgcggggtctccgcatgatcactagttCGTGGGTTGCTAcagaatgctccttgagctgttcggtaaAAGGATGAGGGAGGGCCAGGCTAGCCCGCTCCTCTTCTCCTTGTGGTGTCTAAAATCCATCCAAAGAGTGATCTCCCTCTGCATGGgaaccctggggggtttatataggcctacccccaggggtacaatggtaatccggctgggcgtgggccccagccgtcTATGTCTAtgcccgccggcttctccgccgactagtggggcccgccgactggtgggcccgccGGCTGCCGACCCTTTGGCCGACAGGACGGCCCCACCGCTTAGggatcttgtcgggggctggttattGTTACCTTGCCcctggtgacgatggctttgtcgtggtaagcatggctacagtgccgccgcgaggcggctcatcactgtagccttaccttctcttgtctccttaatgaagcacctccttggagggagagagctggccggctgttggaagccggccATACCATTGGCCGACTGTGGGAAGCCTGGTCGCCTTCGGGATCTCCCTGACCGAGGGGGCCCGCCACCCACAGGTCGTACTGACCCCTCGCCGTGGGTGACGTCACGATCATCGTGGCAACAGTGTCACGCCGGACGgggatggccgccccgtacggtgcactgtggccatgcgtgcgccgggattcaggggtggcaggctttactgtagccacgccccgtcttgtcgccgttatatGGGTGCAGACTCTAAGGGCAAGATCTTAGCCGCCTGCTGAGGGGCCGGCTCCTCGGAGTCGGCCCttttatggccggcttctggaagTCGGCCTTCTCATGGTCTTGTTTCTCAAGGATTTCAGGGCTGGGCTGCCTTTGCGCAGCCGGCTTGAGAGGTAACCGGCTGGGGGAAGACGACCTCATGTCCTGGAAGCTTGGAGGCTTGTTCGGCCTGTAATTTTTCTGAAGTGTCAGGGGAAGCcgactaggctacccgtggtcatttactccgacagtagtccccgaagctggttgggctccgAGGCAGAAAAAAGTCGAGGAGCccagtcagcttcctatc is from Triticum aestivum cultivar Chinese Spring chromosome 3A, IWGSC CS RefSeq v2.1, whole genome shotgun sequence and encodes:
- the LOC123062826 gene encoding uncharacterized membrane protein YuiD, encoding MGDGGGGDGAAASSSPPAAAAAPGFSYLAVFHNFPLVAALLGFAIAQSIKFFLTRYKEKRWDPKRLIGSGGMPSSHSATVTALSVAIGFQEGFGSALFATSTIFASVVMYDASGVRLHAGKQAAVLNQIVCELPAEHPLAETRPLRELLGHTPTQVVAGAVLGCMIGIAGQIIIAVTSVV
- the LOC123062825 gene encoding putative polyketide hydroxylase — translated: MPSIAAGGGWRLFSAGRGISWLRLRRLQRPLLSSLAGGGGGHAPHLPVVIVGAGPVGLALSFLLAKFGIKCTVLERSMEFTRHPRAHFINNRTMEIFRKFDGLAGDIERAQPQVDLWRKFVYCTSLSGTILGSVDHMKQEDFDKVISPISVAHFSQYKLVDLLLKKLDDVGFETCFPDELGGSSAQDLLLENKILMGHECSSIQLTDAGILVGASFNNGGRMQERKLHCGLLLGADGARSKVRELAGISMKGERDLQKLVSVHFVSRDLGKYLSSERPGMLFFIFNPDAIGVLVAHDLEHGEFVLQVPFYPPQQMFEDFSAKVCEQIIVKLVGWEPADIQVLDIKQWAMHAEVAEKYVGCDNRVILVGDAAHRFPPAGGFGMNTGVQDAHNLAWKLCLLLNGIADPSIIQTYESERKPVAIFNTVLSLENFKAAMSIPATLGLDPTIANSVHRVINSSLGSIIPRNLQKVVLEGLFSIGRTQVSDYILSENNPLGSLRLARLRSILDEGKSLQLQFPAEDLGFRYEKGALVAEDCADTTYQAEKQKHSKRSSGEYIPSAKVASRLPHMLVRPLSASSEGMFSTLDLVSGDKVEFVIIIAPLKESYKLARAMLRITDEFELSAKVCVMWPQGSGGEGVKGSMSELAPWTNYVDVEEIPRASANSWWEMCQVSNRSVILVRPDEHIAWRTEPETVRDAYADVRKVFSQILSLNRPQV